A genomic stretch from Anabaena cylindrica PCC 7122 includes:
- a CDS encoding DUF4351 domain-containing protein codes for MTELTANYDESWKEALNEYFESFLFFFFPQIHELIDWKESPQPLDKELQEITASSETEKRIADKLYKVWLLDKQQVWILIHVEVQSHYEVDFAERMFIYHYRAFDLYHNKVLSLAILGDNRPNWRPDCYHYSIGNGETHLKFPIAKLLDYESRWNELESSNNPFAIITIAHLKTKATTSNLTEREAWKWKLIRELYERGLTKEQIVKLFKIIDTMMTLPKHLQEELITKIKRLEEERKMPLVSPTEKLAMERGELIGEERLVIRQLSRRFGVIASTLIEQIHQLSVEQLELLGEALLDFSTIADLEQWLQNRPNSVEE; via the coding sequence ATGACTGAATTAACAGCTAACTATGATGAATCATGGAAAGAAGCATTAAATGAATATTTTGAAAGCTTCTTATTCTTTTTCTTTCCTCAAATCCATGAATTAATTGATTGGAAAGAATCCCCTCAACCCCTAGACAAAGAACTTCAAGAGATTACAGCTTCATCAGAAACAGAAAAACGGATTGCGGATAAACTTTATAAAGTTTGGTTGTTAGATAAACAACAGGTATGGATTTTGATTCACGTTGAAGTTCAAAGTCATTATGAAGTTGACTTTGCAGAAAGAATGTTTATCTACCACTACCGCGCTTTTGATCTTTACCACAACAAGGTACTTAGCCTAGCAATTTTAGGTGATAATAGACCAAATTGGCGACCTGATTGTTATCATTATTCTATTGGAAATGGTGAAACTCACCTTAAATTTCCCATTGCTAAACTCCTTGATTACGAATCGCGTTGGAATGAGCTAGAATCTAGTAACAATCCCTTTGCTATCATCACGATAGCGCACTTGAAGACTAAAGCCACAACCAGTAATCTTACTGAACGGGAAGCATGGAAATGGAAGTTAATTCGAGAACTTTACGAGCGAGGGTTAACGAAAGAACAAATCGTTAAGCTATTCAAAATCATTGATACAATGATGACTTTACCTAAGCATTTGCAAGAAGAATTAATCACTAAAATTAAACGTTTGGAGGAGGAAAGAAAAATGCCCTTAGTTAGCCCAACAGAAAAACTGGCTATGGAACGCGGTGAACTAATAGGTGAAGAACGATTAGTTATACGACAACTTAGTCGGCGATTTGGTGTAATTGCATCCACCTTAATTGAGCAAATTCATCAACTATCTGTTGAACAGTTAGAATTACTGGGGGAAGCACTTTTAGATTTCTCAACGATAGCTGATCTAGAACAATGGTTACAAAATAGACCAAATTCCGTAGAGGAATAA
- a CDS encoding relaxase/mobilization nuclease domain-containing protein — protein MLKGVPLIGKQFKNHSFRSTLEYVLGKEKATMIESNMGGNTPIQLTKEFGAARRFRPNLQRACAHVILSIPHRDVSHNKGEYHEHLEDEQYTEIAQHWLKAMKFLGEELNQSQYVVARHHDTNHEHIHIIASRIRMNGSVVPDSWDYRRSEVILRQLEKEYGLEEVSCSSDRVAKTVEKIGIETTISDRHSQTQKQKHHSSNQPPITQLLADIIDAATKDQPTVTQLIHRLQQQSVVVHPQFSTGGLFKEAIAFELNGVKVGGYKLGSAYSFPGLQKKRGVSYNPERDLPAIYSCQGKKQVEMPTPAIETTVTILSSEEAIPLTNKTTHKQETTSGISAARNSAPELPEVITSLTADISQSELHQAITTPLAKNNTNEGSQALIEVEEAMAERQVMAKHPPLEIAQNAVTKIITERQVMAKHPSAANDLQQHLAIARSALPEANCLQQRFAIASSKPAKNTLDTENRSKVSVDNPASGQGSNAIPSNITPLLSAHQSVNSSKNHTNNISPIIRFFWQQAGQPETYSGKYYDLQLEKDILKLKRKNGEEIAEISLYDDAESKDKGLTDEDLMILERLKMLLLTHNRQKEKENSGELE, from the coding sequence GTGCTGAAAGGAGTTCCATTGATTGGCAAACAGTTTAAAAATCACAGCTTTCGCTCTACCCTAGAATATGTGCTGGGTAAGGAGAAAGCCACCATGATCGAGAGCAATATGGGTGGAAATACACCCATACAACTAACTAAAGAGTTTGGTGCAGCCAGAAGATTTCGCCCCAATCTCCAACGTGCTTGCGCTCATGTCATTCTCTCTATTCCTCACCGCGATGTATCCCATAACAAAGGGGAATACCATGAACATTTGGAGGATGAGCAATACACAGAAATTGCCCAGCATTGGCTCAAGGCCATGAAATTCTTGGGAGAGGAATTAAATCAAAGCCAGTACGTTGTTGCCCGTCACCATGACACCAACCACGAACACATTCATATCATTGCTTCGCGTATCCGCATGAATGGCTCAGTTGTGCCAGATTCCTGGGATTATCGCCGCAGTGAGGTGATATTACGACAATTGGAGAAAGAGTACGGTTTGGAAGAGGTGTCTTGTAGCAGTGATAGGGTGGCTAAAACAGTGGAGAAAATTGGAATTGAAACAACTATTAGCGATCGCCATTCTCAAACCCAAAAACAAAAACACCACTCTTCCAATCAACCCCCTATTACCCAACTGTTGGCTGACATCATTGATGCAGCCACGAAAGACCAGCCAACTGTTACCCAATTGATACACAGACTTCAGCAACAAAGTGTTGTGGTTCATCCCCAATTTAGTACCGGGGGGTTGTTTAAAGAGGCGATCGCTTTCGAGTTGAATGGTGTCAAAGTCGGTGGGTATAAATTAGGGTCAGCATACAGCTTTCCAGGACTTCAGAAAAAACGAGGTGTATCTTATAACCCTGAGCGAGATTTACCAGCAATATATTCTTGTCAGGGTAAAAAACAGGTAGAAATGCCAACACCTGCTATAGAAACAACGGTAACAATATTGTCTTCGGAGGAAGCAATACCATTAACCAATAAAACTACGCATAAACAAGAAACTACTTCAGGAATTAGTGCGGCGCGGAATTCTGCACCAGAACTACCGGAAGTAATCACTTCCCTCACCGCAGACATATCACAATCAGAATTACATCAAGCTATTACTACACCATTAGCTAAAAATAATACAAATGAGGGTAGTCAAGCACTAATCGAAGTTGAGGAGGCGATGGCGGAACGTCAAGTTATGGCGAAACACCCACCTCTGGAGATCGCTCAAAATGCAGTAACGAAGATAATAACAGAACGCCAAGTTATGGCGAAACACCCATCGGCGGCAAACGACTTGCAGCAGCACTTGGCGATTGCGCGGAGCGCACTACCGGAGGCGAACTGCTTGCAGCAGCGCTTCGCTATCGCTTCTAGTAAACCTGCAAAAAATACTCTGGACACTGAGAATAGAAGCAAGGTTTCTGTAGACAACCCAGCTTCCGGTCAGGGGAGTAATGCAATACCTTCCAACATTACACCTTTGTTGAGCGCACACCAATCGGTTAATAGTTCAAAAAATCACACTAACAACATCAGCCCAATTATCAGATTTTTTTGGCAACAAGCAGGACAACCAGAAACATATTCAGGAAAATACTACGATCTTCAACTAGAGAAAGACATTCTCAAACTAAAACGCAAAAATGGGGAAGAAATTGCAGAAATTTCTCTCTATGATGACGCTGAAAGTAAAGATAAAGGGTTGACAGATGAAGATTTGATGATATTGGAAAGACTGAAAATGCTACTGTTAACCCACAACCGACAAAAAGAAAAAGAAAACAGCGGAGAATTGGAGTAA
- a CDS encoding ParM/StbA family protein, protein MTKTANSVTPDLMLAIDLGGSQTKAIGSVSHKNDFPILLCMEPEIADVSVASVENYEKTKSGETDPENTCWVGIGEEYYAIGFLARKKYGGNSLLKQLKEENAVQKICGVLWVVSQKLKLMNKFTVSLAVLLPPSEYQDKERLESKLKQALKRFNTPTGEIRVKLIDLNVVPEGVGIYLHRRTILGTNIRNCNLAVVMLGYRNASVQISNKGAVTPGVSNTFGMSWMLDDFVRRCSGLSKDDPHLIAAVVAAGSECKPEVLSTLSRRKSEAEILAEGQDISFALKLSRDEYFRALVRWLLQEIPRDIDELILCGGTAEYLRSELEAYYSNVKLIWNGGVEIPPALDKVGMGMRLADVWALYQVLFGSTNLTTKNSNTTTNNSGSTVSGNKVVNLPSPKPKGFLEMPDRL, encoded by the coding sequence ATGACTAAAACTGCAAATAGTGTAACCCCGGATTTAATGCTGGCTATAGATTTAGGTGGTTCTCAAACTAAAGCAATTGGAAGTGTATCTCATAAAAATGACTTTCCCATTTTGCTGTGTATGGAACCAGAAATAGCAGATGTATCAGTTGCATCAGTAGAAAACTATGAAAAAACTAAATCAGGTGAAACAGATCCAGAGAATACCTGTTGGGTGGGTATTGGTGAGGAATATTATGCTATTGGTTTCCTAGCGAGAAAAAAATATGGTGGTAACTCCTTACTCAAGCAGTTGAAAGAAGAAAATGCAGTACAAAAAATTTGTGGTGTTTTGTGGGTGGTTAGTCAAAAATTGAAACTGATGAACAAATTCACAGTTTCACTTGCTGTTTTATTACCACCTTCAGAATATCAAGATAAGGAGCGTCTTGAATCTAAATTAAAACAGGCACTAAAACGTTTTAATACACCTACTGGTGAAATCAGAGTCAAGTTGATAGACTTGAATGTTGTTCCCGAAGGAGTTGGTATTTATCTCCATAGACGCACTATTTTGGGAACAAACATTAGGAATTGTAATCTTGCGGTAGTAATGTTGGGATATCGCAATGCTTCTGTACAGATATCTAACAAAGGTGCAGTAACTCCAGGGGTATCAAATACCTTTGGGATGTCATGGATGTTGGATGATTTTGTTAGACGTTGTAGTGGTTTATCGAAAGATGATCCACATCTGATAGCTGCGGTGGTAGCAGCAGGATCTGAATGTAAACCAGAAGTTTTATCTACTTTATCACGACGTAAAAGTGAAGCTGAGATTTTAGCAGAAGGACAAGATATATCTTTTGCTCTCAAACTTAGTCGGGATGAATATTTTCGAGCATTAGTACGCTGGTTATTGCAAGAAATACCCCGTGATATTGATGAACTGATTTTATGTGGTGGTACTGCGGAGTATCTTAGATCAGAATTAGAGGCATATTACAGTAATGTGAAATTGATTTGGAATGGTGGTGTAGAAATTCCCCCAGCACTCGATAAAGTAGGAATGGGTATGCGATTAGCAGATGTATGGGCTTTGTATCAAGTATTGTTTGGTAGTACGAATTTAACTACTAAAAATAGTAATACTACAACTAATAATTCTGGTTCTACTGTTTCAGGGAACAAGGTTGTTAACCTGCCTTCACCAAAGCCAAAGGGCTTTTTGGAAATGCCAGATAGACTTTAA
- a CDS encoding plasmid mobilization protein → MPKKTQRTDGVIRTIRLSVRFAADEYEQLKQKAKEGRVSITEFIRRAAFRRRVVELPPPPELNWKLYTELNAIGVNLNQIATAATHASKTGQAVNFDVEQLENLVESLRTSIKETQMQLLECGVTVDEPEEII, encoded by the coding sequence ATGCCAAAAAAAACTCAGAGAACAGATGGAGTTATCAGAACAATTAGGCTTTCAGTTCGTTTTGCTGCTGATGAGTACGAGCAACTTAAACAGAAAGCAAAAGAAGGCAGAGTGAGTATCACAGAATTTATTCGACGTGCTGCATTTCGACGGCGTGTTGTAGAATTGCCCCCTCCCCCTGAATTAAATTGGAAGTTGTACACAGAACTGAATGCTATTGGGGTGAATCTTAACCAGATAGCTACAGCAGCAACTCACGCATCGAAAACAGGACAAGCCGTCAATTTTGATGTTGAGCAGCTAGAAAACTTAGTAGAATCCCTGCGTACATCCATCAAGGAAACACAAATGCAACTACTGGAGTGTGGGGTGACAGTTGATGAACCAGAAGAGATTATTTGA